One genomic segment of Ricinus communis isolate WT05 ecotype wild-type chromosome 5, ASM1957865v1, whole genome shotgun sequence includes these proteins:
- the LOC8281316 gene encoding DNA mismatch repair protein MLH3 isoform X8, protein MQSSLKKVLDSVKKCILRIAFVHSKVSFKVIDIESEDELLYTRPSSALSLLMSSFGIEDLNFFHELDVSNGVLKLSGYISGPCNSLTIKAFQYVYINSRFVCKGPIHKLLNHLATKFESLDPWKANSIPQKGKRCRPQVCPAYILNLSCPLALYDLTFEPSKTHVEFKEWIPILNFIENSVQYLWTGSMTYGESLGCENDLRRKGGIWKEDLIENNEFARDKHEIKKHKPCNYLPSPQFKMLAQNDVADDYFLEDSTQRSSDHVENHILDLDWQNGSIELRSLEMDESSEKAVSMDYHKFDDELEVTKMNEKPFLRSCSSRGNLPLDGSLFSSEDGLEFPVDGFKTKRRRVCPDENFDILKLDGKNYRFNMLPGTSQQHATSSQKFSAHSLAVDMLADFDSLSGASAKSISFCGELCVEEKGFGSGSLVHMDTSGSSCQSLNSEWCSLTSEALFRASSWGIDHFLDDSGYEGIDIPGKNASHGRFADNQGRNGSCSHRVRSKCSNQDNLISSCTSAALDFKDYADTSSALDFDDCAVTNKDINTFFSQRCNAHDVLSLEHPNISLPETGCLPLRFHSRGHKSHHDYELRESHFKFQDQEQDNFPKERSRRSQSAPPFYKHKRRFVSLNHHSMIKEGNAHDIHISTETDVSKHLYFQPNYAEDLMFCIRSDVKNRQESMMGMKETKEGESLKYLQNTWVDDSPVEGLHLKEIHKSTDYGSKWQNGCQQIANNNTSSKIDYQHDILDISSGFLYFAGNSLVPESLHKNCLEDAKVLQQVDNKFIPIVANGTLAIIDQHAADERIRLEELRQKVLCGEARTVTYLDVEKELILPEIGYQLLQNYAAQIRDWGWICNIQAHSGSFKKNLNILHQEPTVVTLLAVPCILDVNLSDGDLLEFLQQLADTDGSSTMPQSVLRVLNFKACRGAIMFGDSLLRSECALIVEELKKTSLCFQCAHGRPTTVPLVDLVELQKQIVKVGVLDGGSGELWHGLRRQELSFERAAQRLRSARS, encoded by the exons ATGCAAtcaag CCTCAAGAAGGTCTTGGACTCTGTCAAAAAATGCATACTTCGAATTGCTTTTGTGCATTCAAAGGTTTCCTTCAAAGTCATCGACATTGAAAG TGAGGATGAGCTTCTCTATACACGTCCTTCTTCTGCATTGTCATTATTAATGAGTAGCTTTGGGATTGAGGATCTCAACTTTTTTCATGAATTAGATGTTAGCAATGGCGTATTGAAGCTTTCCGGATATATATCTGGTCCTTGCAATAGTTTGACCATCAAG GCTTTCCAATATGTTT ACATCAACTCACGGTTTGTCTGCAAAGGTCCAATACATAAATTGCTAAATCACTTGGCCACTAAGTTTGAGAGTCTGGATCCTTGGAAAGCTAATAGCATACCtcaaaaaggaaagagatgTAGGCCTCAAGTTTGTCCAGCATATATTCTAAATCTAAGTTGTCCTCTGGCTCTCTATGATTTAACCTTTGAGCCATCAAAGACACATGTTGAATTTAAG GAATGGATACCTATACTTAATTTCATCGAGAATTCCGTTCAATACCTTTGGACGGGAAGTATGACTTATG GGGAGTCGTTAGGTTGTGAAAATGATTTACGCAGGAAAGGTGGAATCTGGAAGGAAG ATTTGATAGAGAATAATGAATTTGCAAGAGATAAGCATGAGATAAAAAAACACAAGCCCTGTAATTATCTTCCTTCTCCCCAATTCAAGATGCTAGCTCAAAATGATGTAGCAg ACGATTATTTCTTGGAAGATAGTACACAAAGATCCAGTGATCATGTGGAAAACCATATCTTGGACTTAGATTGGCAAAATGGCTCCATTGAACTTAGATCTCTTGAAATGGATGAATCTTCAGAGAAGGCAGTGTCAATGGATTATCATAAATTTGATGATGAACTAGAGGTTACCAAGATGAATGAAAAGCCTTTCTTACGAAGTTGCTCCTCACGAGGAAACCTGCCACTTGATGGGTCTTTGTTTTCAAGTGAGGATGGTCTTGAATTTCCAGTTGATGGCTTCAAAACCAAAAGAAGGCGTGTTTGCCCTGATGAAAATTTTGACATCCTAAAGCTTGATGGCAAAAATTACAGATTTAATATGCTTCCTGGGACTTCACAGCAGCATGCAACATCCTCTCAGAAGTTTTCTGCACATAGCTTGGCAGTTGACATGCTTGCAGATTTTGATAGTCTATCAGGAGCTTCAGCAAAGTCAATCTCATTTTGTGGGGAGCTTTGTGTTGAGGAGAAAGGTTTTGGATCTGGTTCACTGGTACATATGGATACTTCTGGCTCAAGCTGCCAGTCCCTGAATTCTGAATGGTGTTCTCTAACTTCTGAGGCCTTATTTCGGGCCTCGTCTTGGGGTATTGATCATTTCCTAGATGATAGTGGATATGAAGGGATCGACATACCGGGTAAAAATGCAAGTCACGGTCGTTTTGCAGATAATCAAGGAAGGAATGGCAGCTGTAGCCACCGTGTTAGGTCAAAGTGCTCTAACCAAGATAATCTCATCTCAAGTTGTACAAGTGCTGCTTTGGATTTTAAGGATTATGCTGATACTAGCTCTGCATTAGATTTTGATGACTGTGCTGTTACTAATAAAGATATCAACACATTTTTCTCCCAAAGATGCAATGCACATGATGTATTATCTCTAGAACATCCTAACATATCACTTCCAGAGACTGGATGTTTACCTTTACGTTTCCATTCTAGAGGTCATAAGAGTCATCATGACTATGAACTCAGAGAAAgccattttaaatttcaagatCAGGAACAAGATAATTTTCCTAAAGAACGCTCCAGAAGAAGCCAATCAGCTCCACCATTTTACAAACACAAGAGAAGGTTTGTTTCCTTGAATCATCATTCTATGATCAAAGAGGGAAATGCTCATGATATCCATATTTCTACAG AAACTGATGTTTCGAAGCATCTATATTTTCAGCCAAATTATGCAGAGGATTTAATGTTCTGCATCAG ATCCGATGTGAAGAACAGACAAGAAAGTATGATGGGCATGAAAGAAACTAAAGAAGGTGAAAGCTTGAAATACTTGCAGAATACCTGGGTCGATGATTCTCCAGTTGAAG gtcTACATCTGAAGGAAATTCACAAATCTACAGATTATGGATCCAAGTGGCAGAATGGCTGTCAACAAATTGCA AACAACAATACATCAAGCAAAATTGATTATCAGCACGATATACTTGACATCTCTTCAGGATTCTTGTATTTTGCTGGCAATTCGTTAGTACCAGAATCTTTACATAAGAATTGCCTTGAGGATGCCAAAGTTCTTCAACAAGTGGACAACAAATTCATCCCAATTGTGGCGAATGGGACACTTGCTATTATAGACCAG CATGCTGCAGATGAAAGAATTCGATTAGAAGAACTCCGCCAAAAG GTATTATGTGGGGAGGCAAGAACAGTTACCTATCTGGATGTTGAAAAAGAGCTG ATCCTTCCAGAGATAGGGTATCAGCTGCTTCAAAACTATGCTGCGCAAATAAGAGATTGGGGGTGGATCTGCAATATTCAGGCTCATTCTGGAAGCTTTAAGAA GAATTTGAACATTCTCCACCAGGAGCCTACTGTGGTCACTCTTCTTGCG GTGCCCTGCATTTTAGATGTTAATTTATCTGATGGAGACCTATTAGAATTCCTTCAGCAG CTTGCAGATACAGATGGTTCTTCTACAATGCCTCAATCTGTTCTTCGTGTCCTAAATTTTAAAGCATGCAGGG gTGCTATCATGTTTGGAGATTCTTTGCTACGGTCAGAATGCGCACTCATCGTTGAAGAGCTAAAGAAGACTTCACTTTGTTTTCAA TGTGCTCATGGGCGACCAACTACTGTGCCCCTTGTTGACTTGGTGGAGCTTCAAAAGCAGATAGTTAAAGTTGGGGTTCTAGATGGTGGTTCTGGTGAGTTATGGCACGGGTTACGACGACAGGAACTCAGTTTTGAACGTGCCGCACAGCGTTTACGCTCTGCTAGAAGTTAG
- the LOC8281316 gene encoding DNA mismatch repair protein MLH3 isoform X9, whose amino-acid sequence MMIEKMLAQQLWFVICFTTNLFAESVCNQASRRSWTLSKNAYFELLLCIQRFPSKSSTLKDVSNGVLKLSGYISGPCNSLTIKAFQYVYINSRFVCKGPIHKLLNHLATKFESLDPWKANSIPQKGKRCRPQVCPAYILNLSCPLALYDLTFEPSKTHVEFKEWIPILNFIENSVQYLWTGSMTYGESLGCENDLRRKGGIWKEDLIENNEFARDKHEIKKHKPCNYLPSPQFKMLAQNDVADDYFLEDSTQRSSDHVENHILDLDWQNGSIELRSLEMDESSEKAVSMDYHKFDDELEVTKMNEKPFLRSCSSRGNLPLDGSLFSSEDGLEFPVDGFKTKRRRVCPDENFDILKLDGKNYRFNMLPGTSQQHATSSQKFSAHSLAVDMLADFDSLSGASAKSISFCGELCVEEKGFGSGSLVHMDTSGSSCQSLNSEWCSLTSEALFRASSWGIDHFLDDSGYEGIDIPGKNASHGRFADNQGRNGSCSHRVRSKCSNQDNLISSCTSAALDFKDYADTSSALDFDDCAVTNKDINTFFSQRCNAHDVLSLEHPNISLPETGCLPLRFHSRGHKSHHDYELRESHFKFQDQEQDNFPKERSRRSQSAPPFYKHKRRFVSLNHHSMIKEGNAHDIHISTETDVSKHLYFQPNYAEDLMFCIRSDVKNRQESMMGMKETKEGESLKYLQNTWVDDSPVEGLHLKEIHKSTDYGSKWQNGCQQIANNNTSSKIDYQHDILDISSGFLYFAGNSLVPESLHKNCLEDAKVLQQVDNKFIPIVANGTLAIIDQHAADERIRLEELRQKVLCGEARTVTYLDVEKELILPEIGYQLLQNYAAQIRDWGWICNIQAHSGSFKKNLNILHQEPTVVTLLAVPCILDVNLSDGDLLEFLQQLADTDGSSTMPQSVLRVLNFKACRGAIMFGDSLLRSECALIVEELKKTSLCFQCAHGRPTTVPLVDLVELQKQIVKVGVLDGGSGELWHGLRRQELSFERAAQRLRSARS is encoded by the exons ATGATGATAGAAAAGATGTTGGCACAACAG TTGTGGTTCGTGATCTGTTTTACAACCAACCTGTTCGCAGAAAGTGTATGCAAtcaag CCTCAAGAAGGTCTTGGACTCTGTCAAAAAATGCATACTTCGAATTGCTTTTGTGCATTCAAAGGTTTCCTTCAAAGTCATCGACATTGAAAG ATGTTAGCAATGGCGTATTGAAGCTTTCCGGATATATATCTGGTCCTTGCAATAGTTTGACCATCAAG GCTTTCCAATATGTTT ACATCAACTCACGGTTTGTCTGCAAAGGTCCAATACATAAATTGCTAAATCACTTGGCCACTAAGTTTGAGAGTCTGGATCCTTGGAAAGCTAATAGCATACCtcaaaaaggaaagagatgTAGGCCTCAAGTTTGTCCAGCATATATTCTAAATCTAAGTTGTCCTCTGGCTCTCTATGATTTAACCTTTGAGCCATCAAAGACACATGTTGAATTTAAG GAATGGATACCTATACTTAATTTCATCGAGAATTCCGTTCAATACCTTTGGACGGGAAGTATGACTTATG GGGAGTCGTTAGGTTGTGAAAATGATTTACGCAGGAAAGGTGGAATCTGGAAGGAAG ATTTGATAGAGAATAATGAATTTGCAAGAGATAAGCATGAGATAAAAAAACACAAGCCCTGTAATTATCTTCCTTCTCCCCAATTCAAGATGCTAGCTCAAAATGATGTAGCAg ACGATTATTTCTTGGAAGATAGTACACAAAGATCCAGTGATCATGTGGAAAACCATATCTTGGACTTAGATTGGCAAAATGGCTCCATTGAACTTAGATCTCTTGAAATGGATGAATCTTCAGAGAAGGCAGTGTCAATGGATTATCATAAATTTGATGATGAACTAGAGGTTACCAAGATGAATGAAAAGCCTTTCTTACGAAGTTGCTCCTCACGAGGAAACCTGCCACTTGATGGGTCTTTGTTTTCAAGTGAGGATGGTCTTGAATTTCCAGTTGATGGCTTCAAAACCAAAAGAAGGCGTGTTTGCCCTGATGAAAATTTTGACATCCTAAAGCTTGATGGCAAAAATTACAGATTTAATATGCTTCCTGGGACTTCACAGCAGCATGCAACATCCTCTCAGAAGTTTTCTGCACATAGCTTGGCAGTTGACATGCTTGCAGATTTTGATAGTCTATCAGGAGCTTCAGCAAAGTCAATCTCATTTTGTGGGGAGCTTTGTGTTGAGGAGAAAGGTTTTGGATCTGGTTCACTGGTACATATGGATACTTCTGGCTCAAGCTGCCAGTCCCTGAATTCTGAATGGTGTTCTCTAACTTCTGAGGCCTTATTTCGGGCCTCGTCTTGGGGTATTGATCATTTCCTAGATGATAGTGGATATGAAGGGATCGACATACCGGGTAAAAATGCAAGTCACGGTCGTTTTGCAGATAATCAAGGAAGGAATGGCAGCTGTAGCCACCGTGTTAGGTCAAAGTGCTCTAACCAAGATAATCTCATCTCAAGTTGTACAAGTGCTGCTTTGGATTTTAAGGATTATGCTGATACTAGCTCTGCATTAGATTTTGATGACTGTGCTGTTACTAATAAAGATATCAACACATTTTTCTCCCAAAGATGCAATGCACATGATGTATTATCTCTAGAACATCCTAACATATCACTTCCAGAGACTGGATGTTTACCTTTACGTTTCCATTCTAGAGGTCATAAGAGTCATCATGACTATGAACTCAGAGAAAgccattttaaatttcaagatCAGGAACAAGATAATTTTCCTAAAGAACGCTCCAGAAGAAGCCAATCAGCTCCACCATTTTACAAACACAAGAGAAGGTTTGTTTCCTTGAATCATCATTCTATGATCAAAGAGGGAAATGCTCATGATATCCATATTTCTACAG AAACTGATGTTTCGAAGCATCTATATTTTCAGCCAAATTATGCAGAGGATTTAATGTTCTGCATCAG ATCCGATGTGAAGAACAGACAAGAAAGTATGATGGGCATGAAAGAAACTAAAGAAGGTGAAAGCTTGAAATACTTGCAGAATACCTGGGTCGATGATTCTCCAGTTGAAG gtcTACATCTGAAGGAAATTCACAAATCTACAGATTATGGATCCAAGTGGCAGAATGGCTGTCAACAAATTGCA AACAACAATACATCAAGCAAAATTGATTATCAGCACGATATACTTGACATCTCTTCAGGATTCTTGTATTTTGCTGGCAATTCGTTAGTACCAGAATCTTTACATAAGAATTGCCTTGAGGATGCCAAAGTTCTTCAACAAGTGGACAACAAATTCATCCCAATTGTGGCGAATGGGACACTTGCTATTATAGACCAG CATGCTGCAGATGAAAGAATTCGATTAGAAGAACTCCGCCAAAAG GTATTATGTGGGGAGGCAAGAACAGTTACCTATCTGGATGTTGAAAAAGAGCTG ATCCTTCCAGAGATAGGGTATCAGCTGCTTCAAAACTATGCTGCGCAAATAAGAGATTGGGGGTGGATCTGCAATATTCAGGCTCATTCTGGAAGCTTTAAGAA GAATTTGAACATTCTCCACCAGGAGCCTACTGTGGTCACTCTTCTTGCG GTGCCCTGCATTTTAGATGTTAATTTATCTGATGGAGACCTATTAGAATTCCTTCAGCAG CTTGCAGATACAGATGGTTCTTCTACAATGCCTCAATCTGTTCTTCGTGTCCTAAATTTTAAAGCATGCAGGG gTGCTATCATGTTTGGAGATTCTTTGCTACGGTCAGAATGCGCACTCATCGTTGAAGAGCTAAAGAAGACTTCACTTTGTTTTCAA TGTGCTCATGGGCGACCAACTACTGTGCCCCTTGTTGACTTGGTGGAGCTTCAAAAGCAGATAGTTAAAGTTGGGGTTCTAGATGGTGGTTCTGGTGAGTTATGGCACGGGTTACGACGACAGGAACTCAGTTTTGAACGTGCCGCACAGCGTTTACGCTCTGCTAGAAGTTAG
- the LOC8281316 gene encoding DNA mismatch repair protein MLH3 isoform X2, producing the protein MGTIKRLPESVRNSMRSGIILFDLTRVVEELVFNSLDAGASKVWVYVGAGTCYVKVVDDGCGISRDGLVLLGQRYVTSKLHHFADMDAANESFGFRGEALASISDVSLLEIITKARGRPNGYRKVLKGSKCLYLGVNDDRKDVGTTVVVRDLFYNQPVRRKCMQSSLKKVLDSVKKCILRIAFVHSKVSFKVIDIESEDELLYTRPSSALSLLMSSFGIEDLNFFHELDVSNGVLKLSGYISGPCNSLTIKAFQYVYINSRFVCKGPIHKLLNHLATKFESLDPWKANSIPQKGKRCRPQVCPAYILNLSCPLALYDLTFEPSKTHVEFKEWIPILNFIENSVQYLWTGSMTYDLIENNEFARDKHEIKKHKPCNYLPSPQFKMLAQNDVADDYFLEDSTQRSSDHVENHILDLDWQNGSIELRSLEMDESSEKAVSMDYHKFDDELEVTKMNEKPFLRSCSSRGNLPLDGSLFSSEDGLEFPVDGFKTKRRRVCPDENFDILKLDGKNYRFNMLPGTSQQHATSSQKFSAHSLAVDMLADFDSLSGASAKSISFCGELCVEEKGFGSGSLVHMDTSGSSCQSLNSEWCSLTSEALFRASSWGIDHFLDDSGYEGIDIPGKNASHGRFADNQGRNGSCSHRVRSKCSNQDNLISSCTSAALDFKDYADTSSALDFDDCAVTNKDINTFFSQRCNAHDVLSLEHPNISLPETGCLPLRFHSRGHKSHHDYELRESHFKFQDQEQDNFPKERSRRSQSAPPFYKHKRRFVSLNHHSMIKEGNAHDIHISTETDVSKHLYFQPNYAEDLMFCIRSDVKNRQESMMGMKETKEGESLKYLQNTWVDDSPVEGLHLKEIHKSTDYGSKWQNGCQQIANNNTSSKIDYQHDILDISSGFLYFAGNSLVPESLHKNCLEDAKVLQQVDNKFIPIVANGTLAIIDQHAADERIRLEELRQKVLCGEARTVTYLDVEKELILPEIGYQLLQNYAAQIRDWGWICNIQAHSGSFKKNLNILHQEPTVVTLLAVPCILDVNLSDGDLLEFLQQLADTDGSSTMPQSVLRVLNFKACRGAIMFGDSLLRSECALIVEELKKTSLCFQCAHGRPTTVPLVDLVELQKQIVKVGVLDGGSGELWHGLRRQELSFERAAQRLRSARS; encoded by the exons ATGGGGACTATTAAGCGATTGCCCGAATCAGTTCGTAATTCGATGCGTTCTGGGATTATATTGTTCGACTTGACACGTGTCGTCGAGGAGCTGGTTTTTAATAGCTTGGATGCTGGTGCTTCTAAG GTTTGGGTGTATGTAGGTGCTGGGACATGCTATGTTAAAGTAGTGGATGATG GATGTGGTATCTCTCGGGATGGATTGGTATTATTGGGACAAAGATACG TGACATCGAAGCTTCATCATTTCGCTGATATGGATGCTGCTAATGAGAGCTTTGGCTTCCGAGGAGAAGCATTGGCTTCTATATCTGATGTCTCTTTGTTAGAAATTATAACAAAAGCTCGTGGGAGGCCAAATGGATATCGAAAAGTCCTGAAG GGCTCAAAATGTTTGTATTTAGGAGTAAATGATGATAGAAAAGATGTTGGCACAACAG TTGTGGTTCGTGATCTGTTTTACAACCAACCTGTTCGCAGAAAGTGTATGCAAtcaag CCTCAAGAAGGTCTTGGACTCTGTCAAAAAATGCATACTTCGAATTGCTTTTGTGCATTCAAAGGTTTCCTTCAAAGTCATCGACATTGAAAG TGAGGATGAGCTTCTCTATACACGTCCTTCTTCTGCATTGTCATTATTAATGAGTAGCTTTGGGATTGAGGATCTCAACTTTTTTCATGAATTAGATGTTAGCAATGGCGTATTGAAGCTTTCCGGATATATATCTGGTCCTTGCAATAGTTTGACCATCAAG GCTTTCCAATATGTTT ACATCAACTCACGGTTTGTCTGCAAAGGTCCAATACATAAATTGCTAAATCACTTGGCCACTAAGTTTGAGAGTCTGGATCCTTGGAAAGCTAATAGCATACCtcaaaaaggaaagagatgTAGGCCTCAAGTTTGTCCAGCATATATTCTAAATCTAAGTTGTCCTCTGGCTCTCTATGATTTAACCTTTGAGCCATCAAAGACACATGTTGAATTTAAG GAATGGATACCTATACTTAATTTCATCGAGAATTCCGTTCAATACCTTTGGACGGGAAGTATGACTTATG ATTTGATAGAGAATAATGAATTTGCAAGAGATAAGCATGAGATAAAAAAACACAAGCCCTGTAATTATCTTCCTTCTCCCCAATTCAAGATGCTAGCTCAAAATGATGTAGCAg ACGATTATTTCTTGGAAGATAGTACACAAAGATCCAGTGATCATGTGGAAAACCATATCTTGGACTTAGATTGGCAAAATGGCTCCATTGAACTTAGATCTCTTGAAATGGATGAATCTTCAGAGAAGGCAGTGTCAATGGATTATCATAAATTTGATGATGAACTAGAGGTTACCAAGATGAATGAAAAGCCTTTCTTACGAAGTTGCTCCTCACGAGGAAACCTGCCACTTGATGGGTCTTTGTTTTCAAGTGAGGATGGTCTTGAATTTCCAGTTGATGGCTTCAAAACCAAAAGAAGGCGTGTTTGCCCTGATGAAAATTTTGACATCCTAAAGCTTGATGGCAAAAATTACAGATTTAATATGCTTCCTGGGACTTCACAGCAGCATGCAACATCCTCTCAGAAGTTTTCTGCACATAGCTTGGCAGTTGACATGCTTGCAGATTTTGATAGTCTATCAGGAGCTTCAGCAAAGTCAATCTCATTTTGTGGGGAGCTTTGTGTTGAGGAGAAAGGTTTTGGATCTGGTTCACTGGTACATATGGATACTTCTGGCTCAAGCTGCCAGTCCCTGAATTCTGAATGGTGTTCTCTAACTTCTGAGGCCTTATTTCGGGCCTCGTCTTGGGGTATTGATCATTTCCTAGATGATAGTGGATATGAAGGGATCGACATACCGGGTAAAAATGCAAGTCACGGTCGTTTTGCAGATAATCAAGGAAGGAATGGCAGCTGTAGCCACCGTGTTAGGTCAAAGTGCTCTAACCAAGATAATCTCATCTCAAGTTGTACAAGTGCTGCTTTGGATTTTAAGGATTATGCTGATACTAGCTCTGCATTAGATTTTGATGACTGTGCTGTTACTAATAAAGATATCAACACATTTTTCTCCCAAAGATGCAATGCACATGATGTATTATCTCTAGAACATCCTAACATATCACTTCCAGAGACTGGATGTTTACCTTTACGTTTCCATTCTAGAGGTCATAAGAGTCATCATGACTATGAACTCAGAGAAAgccattttaaatttcaagatCAGGAACAAGATAATTTTCCTAAAGAACGCTCCAGAAGAAGCCAATCAGCTCCACCATTTTACAAACACAAGAGAAGGTTTGTTTCCTTGAATCATCATTCTATGATCAAAGAGGGAAATGCTCATGATATCCATATTTCTACAG AAACTGATGTTTCGAAGCATCTATATTTTCAGCCAAATTATGCAGAGGATTTAATGTTCTGCATCAG ATCCGATGTGAAGAACAGACAAGAAAGTATGATGGGCATGAAAGAAACTAAAGAAGGTGAAAGCTTGAAATACTTGCAGAATACCTGGGTCGATGATTCTCCAGTTGAAG gtcTACATCTGAAGGAAATTCACAAATCTACAGATTATGGATCCAAGTGGCAGAATGGCTGTCAACAAATTGCA AACAACAATACATCAAGCAAAATTGATTATCAGCACGATATACTTGACATCTCTTCAGGATTCTTGTATTTTGCTGGCAATTCGTTAGTACCAGAATCTTTACATAAGAATTGCCTTGAGGATGCCAAAGTTCTTCAACAAGTGGACAACAAATTCATCCCAATTGTGGCGAATGGGACACTTGCTATTATAGACCAG CATGCTGCAGATGAAAGAATTCGATTAGAAGAACTCCGCCAAAAG GTATTATGTGGGGAGGCAAGAACAGTTACCTATCTGGATGTTGAAAAAGAGCTG ATCCTTCCAGAGATAGGGTATCAGCTGCTTCAAAACTATGCTGCGCAAATAAGAGATTGGGGGTGGATCTGCAATATTCAGGCTCATTCTGGAAGCTTTAAGAA GAATTTGAACATTCTCCACCAGGAGCCTACTGTGGTCACTCTTCTTGCG GTGCCCTGCATTTTAGATGTTAATTTATCTGATGGAGACCTATTAGAATTCCTTCAGCAG CTTGCAGATACAGATGGTTCTTCTACAATGCCTCAATCTGTTCTTCGTGTCCTAAATTTTAAAGCATGCAGGG gTGCTATCATGTTTGGAGATTCTTTGCTACGGTCAGAATGCGCACTCATCGTTGAAGAGCTAAAGAAGACTTCACTTTGTTTTCAA TGTGCTCATGGGCGACCAACTACTGTGCCCCTTGTTGACTTGGTGGAGCTTCAAAAGCAGATAGTTAAAGTTGGGGTTCTAGATGGTGGTTCTGGTGAGTTATGGCACGGGTTACGACGACAGGAACTCAGTTTTGAACGTGCCGCACAGCGTTTACGCTCTGCTAGAAGTTAG